Genomic DNA from Arthrobacter sp. B1I2:
GGGACGACACCCTGTTCGCACTGACCCCGGGAGCCGTTGAATTCGGCACCCGCCGCGGTCGTCGCGTGGTCAACATCGTTGCTGCTGCAGCTGCAGAGTAACAAACAGTTCTGAAGCGGTGGAGCGGGCCTGATGGTCCGCTCCACTGTTCTTTTAACCGCATTACAATCGATGTGGCGTCCCGGGGGCGCCAGGTAAACAGCTTCTGAGGAGATCCACGTGGCCAGCTTTGTAGACCGGGTAGTACTGCACGTATCCGGCGGTAACGGCGGCAACGGGTGCGTCTCCGTCCACCGCGAGAAGTTCAAGCCCCTGGGCGGTCCCGACGGCGGTGACGGCGGCAACGGCGGTGATGTGATCCTGCGCGTGGACCACCAGACCACTACGCTCCTTGACTACCACCATGCACCCCACCGCCACGCCACCAACGGCGGCCCGGGCATGGGCGACTGGCGCGGCGGCAAGAATGGCGAAACCCTCATCCTCCCTGTCCCCGACGGCACCGTGGTCAAGTCCAAGGACGGTACAGTGCTGGCGGACCTCGTCGGCGAGGGCGCGGAGTACGTGGCAGCCGCCGGCGGTATTGGCGGCCTGGGCAACGCTGCGCTCTCCTCCCAGAAGCGCCGGGCTCCCGGCTTCGCCCTGCTCGGTATCGAAGGCGAATCCAGCGATATCGTGCTGGAACTCAAATCAATCGCCGACATCGCCCTGGTAGGCTTCCCGTCGGCCGGCAAATCGAGCCTCATCGCTGCGATGTCCGCCGCCCGGCCCAAGATCGCCGACTATCCGTTCACCACGCTGGTTCCCAACCTGGGCGTCGTCCAGGCGGGGGATGTCCGTTTTACCATCGCAGACGTCCCGGGCCTCATTGAGGGCGCCAGTGAAGGCAAGGGCCTCGGCCACAACTTCCTGCGCCACGTCGAACGCTGTGCCGCGCTGGTCCACGTGCTGGACTGCGGCACGCTGGAGTCGGACCGTGACCCCCTCTCGGACCTTGCCATCATCGAGGGTGAACTGGAGAAGTACGCTGTCGATATGAGCTACGCAGGGCAGGACGGCGACGTGGTTCCGCTGAACCACCGTCCCCGCCTGGTGGCTTTGAACAAGGTGGATCTTCCCGACGGCAAGGACATGGCCGAATTCGTGCGCCCGGAACTCGAATCCCGCGGCTACCGTGTTTTCGAGGTGTCCGCCACCAGCCACGAGGGCCTGCGCCAGCTCGGCTTCGCCATGGCAGAGATCGTTCAAGCCGCCCGGGACGCCGTAGCGGCCGCCCCGCCCAAGGTCCAGCCCGTGGTGCTGCGTCCCCGCGCCGTCAACGAGGCCGGCTTCAAGATCCGTCGTGAGGAAAAGAACCTCGAGCCGCTGTTCCGCGTCCTGGGCGAAAAGCCGGAGCGCTGGGTCAAGCAGACCGACTTCACCAACGAGGAAGCCATCGGCTACCTCGCGGACCGGCTCGCCAAGCTGGGCGTGGAAAACGAGCTGTTCAAGCAGGGCGCCAAGCCGGGGGACACAGTGGTCATCGGCGAGGACGACGGCGTCGTCTTCGACTGGGAGCCCACCATGATGGCAGGTGCTGAACTCCTGGCGTCGCCGCGCGGCACCGACGTGCGGTTCGCCGATATTGGTGACCGCCCCACGCGCGGCCAGAAGCGCGAGGAGCAGCAGGAGCGCCGGGATGCCAGGGCTGCCGCCCGTGCCGAGCTCGAGGCGGAACGGAAAGCCGGTATCTGGACCGAATCCGTCAGCAGCCGCCGGGCCGCCGACCCCCTGAAGGGGAGCGGGCTGGAAGCGGACGATGACCTCTAGGGGCATGGCCGCTGAGCGTGCCGCGGACAGAAGCGCGCTGGCAGGTGCCCGCCGGATTGTCGTGAAGGTGGGGTCCTCCTCGCTGACCAGCATCAAGGGCGGCATTTCGGAGGAATCCCTTACTGCCCTGGCCGACGCGCTGGCGGCCAAGCGTAACGCGGGCGCCGAGATCATCCTGGTGTCCTCCGGCGCCATCGCCGCCGGACTGGCACCGCTGGGGCTGGCCAAGCGTCCCCGCGACCTCGCCACCCAGCAGGCGGCGGCCAGCGTGGGCCAGGGCCTGCTGATGGCCCGGTACACTCAGGCCTTCGGTGCGCACGGCGTCACCGTCAGCCAGGTCCTGCTTACGGCCGAGGACCTCATGCGCCGCAGCCAGCACACCAACGCCCTCCGCGCCATGGACCGGCTGCTGACCCTTGGGGTGGTCCCCGTCGTCAACGAGAACGACACCGTGGCCACCCACGAAATCCGCTTCGGCGACAACGACCGGCTCGCTGCCCTGGTGGCGCACCTGGTGCGCGCCGATGCGCTGGTACTGCTGTCCGACGTCGACGCCCTCTATGACGGGCCGCCCGCGCAGGGTGCCAAGCGCATCCCACTGGTCACCGGCGCGCACGACCTCGACGGCGTTTCCATCGGCAAAGCGGGCAAGGCGGGTGTGGGCACCGGCGGAATGATGACCAAAGTGGAGGCGGCCGGCATGGCGGCAGGGTCCGGGATCCACGCCCTGGTGACCTCCACGTCCAACGCCGCCGCGGCCCTGAACGGCGAGGACGTCGGCACCTGGTTCTCCGTCAACGGCTCCCGCAAGCCCGTCCGGCTGCTGTGGCTGGCCCACGTCGCGTCGGTGCAGGGCCGCCTTGTCCTGGACGAAGGGGCTGTGCGCGCCGTGCGGCACCACCGCACGTCCCTGCTGCCGGCGGGCATTTCCGCTGTGCACGGCGACTTTGAAGCGGGCGACGCCGTGGAGCTGGCCGGTGCCGACGGCACCGTTGTTGCCCGTGGGCTGGTGAACTACTCGTCGGAGGAACTGCCCCGCATGCTCGGGCGGTCAACGCGCGAACTCGGTGAGGAACTGGGCACCGGCTATGACCGTGAAGTTGTTCATGTTGATGACCTCGTGCTGGTCTGAGGCCGGGGCTCGCCTAAACTTGGATCATGACTGAAGCCCTGATCCATACCGCTGAAGATTCCGGAACCCCTGCTGCCCAGGCGCAGCCGGGTGCCTCGGCAGGACAGGTATCAGCCAGGGAGCCTCTTTCCGCTGCAGACGTGGAAGCGGCGGTCCACGCCATCGCCGACCGGTCCCGCCACGCCGCCCGCCGGATGGCCACCGCGAACCGGGCCTGGAAGGACCGCGCACTCCGTGCCGTGGGAACGGCCCTGCAGGAGAATGCGCAGGCCATCCTCACCGCCAATGCCATGGATGTGGACAGGGGCAAGGCCAACGGCACTTCCACGGCCTTGCTGGACCGGCTCACCCTTTCCGAAGCACGCATTGCCGGGCTGGTGGCCGCCCTTGAAAACCTGGCCAACCTCCCTGATCCCGTGGGCAACGTTGTGCGCGGCCAGACTTTGCCCAACGGGCTGCGCCTCCGCCAGGTCAACGTGCCCATGGGTGTGGTGGCAGCCATCTACGAGGCCCGGCCCAACGTCACCGTTGACATCGCGGGACTGGCCCTCAAGAGCGGCAACGCCGTCATCCTGCGCGGCGGCAGTGCTGCCGAGGCCACCAACCAGGTCCTGGTGCGGGTACTGCGTGAGGCCCTGGAATCCGTGGGCCTGCCTGCCGATGCCGTGCAGACCGTGGACGAGTTCGGCCGTGCCGGTGCCAACGTCCTGATGAAGGCCCGCGGCAGGGTGGACGTGCTGATTCCCCGTGGCGGCCGGGACCTGATCCAGACCGTGGTCACCAACTCGGCTGTGCCTGTCATCGAGACGGGGGAGGGGAACGTCCACATCTTCATCGACGAGTCTGCTGACGAAAACATGGCCGTGGAGATCCTGCTCAACGCCAAGACCCAGCGGCCCAGTGTCTGCAACACCGTGGAGACATTGCTGGTCCACTCGGGCTCAACGGTGCTGCCCGCCGTCGCCGCCGCCCTGCGTGCCGCCGGTGTCCGCCTCCACGTCGACGAGCGGATCAGTGCCGCGCTGCCCGCGATCGAGACCCAGCCGGCCACGGACGCGGACTGGGGAACAGAGTACATGGACCTGGACCTGGCGGTGGCCATGGTAGACAGCCTTGACGAGGCCGTCCAGCACATCCGAACCTGGTCCACCGGACACACCGAAGCCATCCTCACCAACAGCCTTGCCAACGCCGAACGGTTCATCGCGGAGGTGGATTCCGCGGCCGTGATCGTCAACGCGTCCACGCGGTTCACCGACGGCGGGGAACTGGGCCTGGGTGCAGAGGTGGGGATCTCCACCCAGAAGCTGCATGCCCGCGGCCCCATGGGCCTGACCGAACTCACCACCACCAAGTGGATTGTCCAGGGCGAAGGCCAGGTCCGCGGGTAGCAACGCGGTAACATAGACCAGAACCCGGAAAGCAGCGGAAGGTTCCGCTGCCCGTAAATCCTTGAACATAGGGGAGAAAATGCTGCTCCAGCAGATTGCCACGTCCGTCGCCGCCGCAGGCGAGTCAGGCCATGAGGAGCTTGCGCCGCTGTGGGCTGAACCGTGGGTCTTTGGCGTATCCATGTTCAGCATCCTGCTGGTGTTGATGTTCATCACCTGGTCCTACACCAACCTGGGCAACCGGCACGCTGCCACGGACGAGCACGCGGATCCGCACCGCCAGCACCCCAATAAGCACGATCGCGGGCAGGGCCACTAAGATTTCCCACAACCTGCGCCGCAATGGTGCCCGGGGGAGGCTGCGGCTGGGCGTGATGGGCGGGACATTCGATCCCATCCACCACGGCCACCTTGTCGCAGCCAGCGAAGTCGCGGCGGAGTTCGACCTCGACGAGGTGGTCTTCGTTCCCACGGGGCAGCCGTGGCAGAAGTCCCATAAACAGGTCAGCGAACCCGAGCACCGCTACCTGATGACCGTCATCGCCACGGCGTCCAATCCGCGCTTCACCGTCAGCCGCGTGGACGTTGACCGTCCGGGTCCCACGTACACCATCGACACCCTGCGCGACCTCCGGGCGCAGCGCCCCGATGCAGACCTCTTCTTCATCACCGGTGCGGACGCCCTGGCGCAGATCCTGTCCTGGAAGGACATCGACGAACTGTGGTCGCTGGCCCATTTCGTGGGGGTTACGCGTCCCGGGCACGTCCTTGACGGCATGGGCCGCGACGACGTCAGCCTCCTGGAGGTTCCTGCCATGGCTATTTCGTCCAGCGACTGCCGTGCGCGCGTGGCAGCGAACCACCCCGTCTGGTACCTGGTCCCGGACGGAGTGGTCCAATACATCGCCAAGTACGGCCTGTATTCGGACCCGCCCGCAAGCGCGGCTGAACCACTTTCCCAAGCACGCGAACCAGCCAGTACTGAATGAGTTCTCAATGAGTCAGGAACAGCCCCCAATCCGCAGCCGCCGGGAACTCCGGAAGGCCAGGGACGCCCAACAGGCCGCCATGCCTGCCGCCGGGCAACGCCCGCGTGCTGCCACCCGGCCGGCTGATGAGGCGCCCGCGCCGGCGGGACAGGCTGCCGGATCCGCCGGCACCGCTTCGGCACCGCGCCCCCAGGCGGCGGCAGACCAGACGCCCACCCAGCGCTCCTCCCAGATCCGGGCCCGCGATCGTGCCGCGCTTCGCACCATCAAGGAGCTTGAGGAGAAGGAAGGCCAGCTTGCTGCCGGCGGACCGCCCACCCGGCGCCAGTTGCGGTTGCAACAACTCAAAGAGCAGGCGCTGACGGCCGCCCATCCCGTTGTTCCTCCCGCCGCCGCTCCACTGGCGAACTCCGGCGCAGCGAAGAGTAATGGCCCAGCCAAGAGTGATGGCCCAGCGCCAACTGACGGTCCTGCCCAGGCTGTTGGCCCAGCACCAACTGACGGCCCTGCGCAAAGTGACGGCCCAGGGAAATCCCGGGCCGGAACGACCACTGCCAGTCCAACACCGGCTCCCGCCAGCGCCCCGGCAGGGATGACGGTGGAACAGGCCCTGGAAGCGCGGACACTCATCGCGGCGCAGGCCAGGAACCAGATCGCCAAGATGGAGCACATCGCCTCCACCGATCCGGAAGCCGTGGATCCGGAGGTCCTGGCTGAGCAGATTGCCCTGGCCGAAAGGGCCGCCGTCCTGAACCGCCGCGCGATGGCCCGGCAGAAGCTTGCCGAACAGGCCGGCACTCCATCCGGCCCCACCAGGGATGCTGACTCCGCCAAGGATGCCGCCTCCGCCAGGGATGCCGCGCCCAAGGACAAACCGGGCCCGTCCACGGCCAACAACCTGGCCATGGTAACGCCGCTCGAGTTCGTCCAGGTGCCGGGCGTCGAACGTCCGGTGATGAAGCCGCCGGCGACCTCGCATGTCCCGGTCACCACCAGGCCCGGCACCAGGGTTCCGGCTCCAGGTAAACGCAAACCTGCCGCCCGTCCCAAGGCGCCTGCGCCTGATTCCGCCGCCGGCCGGTCGCAGGTCATCGCCCGTGCCGAGGCCGCGGCCAAAGCTGCCAGCCGTCCCAAGCCGGTACTGAGCCAGGAGAACCAGCCGGAGGACCTCTTCGAGGACCTTCCCCGTGTTCCCGCCCGGTCCGCTTACGGCCTCGATCCCCTGGACGCCGCCACTGCGGGCCTGACCAGGGCCCGGCGGAACCGTATCCTCCAGTTCTGCATCCTCGCGTTCGGGATCCTGGCCCTCGTTGCCGGCATCATCCTGATCGTCAGCGGCATGTCCCGCTGACCCGCCACCGGCATCAACACTTAACCCAAACAAGGAGTCCCGTGACTGCAACAGAAACATCCATTGCCACAGCCCGAACGGCCGCCAAGGCCGCCGCGGACAAGATTGCCCAGGACATTGTCGCCATGGACGTGAGCGAACGTCTCGCCCTGGCCGATGTTTTCCTCATCGCGTCGGCCCCCAGCGAACGCCAGGTTAACGCCATCGTTGACGGTATCGAGGAAGAACTCGCCAAGCAGGACCTTCGCCCGGTGCGCCGTGAGGGCCGTTCCGGCGGGCGGTGGGTCCTGCTGGATTATGCGGACGTCGTCATCCACGTCCAGCATGAGGAAGACCGGGTGTTCTACGCCCTGGAGCGGCTCTGGAAGGACTGCCCCGTGGTGGACCTGCAGCTCGGCGACGACGCATCCGCCAAAGCCGGAGCAGTATCCGAGAGCGAGTAGCCTGCGCCGCCGGACGGTGAATATTCCCGATTTGGAATTTTCGGAATGGCTGTTCTAAGATATTTGAGTTGCTCGGGGGAGACCCTGAAGAAAGCTCACACGGAGCGGCAACATTCCGGGGCTGTGGCGCAGCTGGTAGCGCACCTGCATGGCATGCAGGGGGTCAGGGGTTCGAGTCCCCTCAGCTCCACCGGTAAGTCCGCCGGAACCTCACGGTTCCGGCGGACTTTTCTGTTTCCGGGTGTTCTGTCCAGGTTCCTCCGCGGCACCCTTTCACGCCATCCCGGCAGGTGGGACCGGGGGCGGAAAAGGGCGCTTCCTGTGCTGTTGACAGCCGATTGGCGTCCGGCGGAAAAGTGCATTACTCTGGTCAGGTTGCTCCGGCGAATCCGGCCGGAAGCGACATGAGTACGGGGCTGTGGCGCAGCTGGTAGCGCACCTGCATGGCATGCAGGGGGTCAGGGGTTCGAGTCCCCTCAGCTCCACCATTACACCGGAAAAGGGAATCATCACAGCCGTGATGGTTCCCTTTTCCATTGCCTGCCGGAACTTTCTTTTCCCGCCACAAGTAAGGACCCCTGCGGGCAAAAAACACTTCCCGCGCAGGTCAAAGCGGGGTACAACTGGAGATTGAGGGCACATCGTCCCGCCGCTCGGCCGCTTTCACTCAAAGCGGGGCCACGGGACAGGTTGACGAGGAGGTCACTGATGTCCCACGCAGATGGTTCCGGTTTTGGCCCGAACGGCGATGCTTTTCCCGGGGAACCGCGCCTGACACGCGATACCGCCATCCGGGGGCCGGCCAGGCCCGCTCCCTATGTCGGCGCCGGCATCCTGCTGGCCGCCGCCATCCTCTTCCCGCTGATGCCGCAGCTCTACTCCTTTGATGCGCCGCGGCTGGGCGGGTTGCCGTTCTTCTACTGGTACCAGTTGCTCTGGGTGCCAATTTCGGCCCTATTGACCGGCTCGGCATATTGGCTGGTGACCAGGGAAGACCGACGACGGCGGGCAGAGGTTCGTGCCGGCGGCCCGCCCCGGGCAGGCGCCGGCTCCGCCGATGCCGGGTTGGAAGGGGATCGGCCATGAACGGACGCGAGATCAACTGGATTGCCCTGGTCATTGTCGTGGTGCTGTTTGTCGTCGTGGCCGTCATGGGCTTCCTGGCCGCCAAGTGGCGGCGGACCGGAGACGAAGGACTGCACAGCCTGGACGAGTGGGGCCTTGGTGGCCGCGGATTCGGTACCTGGATCACGTGGTTCCTGCTGGGCGGGGACCTCTACACGGCATACACGTTCGTGGCGGTGCCGGCGGCGATGTGGGCCACGGGCGCGGTCACCGGCTTCTTCGCCGTGCCGTACACGATCGTCCTTTACCCGATTATCTTCATCATCATGAGCCGGCTGTGGTCGGTGTCCCACCGCCACGGCTACGTCACCTCCGCGGACTTCGTGGGTGGACGCTACGGCAGCCGCTGGCTCTCCCTTGCGGTCGCCGTCACGGGCATCGTTGCCACCATGCCCTACATCGCGCTGCAGCTGGTGGGCATCAAGGCGGTGCTCACTGTCCTTGGCCTGGGGAGCTCCGGCAACGTACTCCTGACCGACCTGCCGCTGATCCTGGCCTTCGTGGTCCTCGCCGCCTACACGTACACGTCGGGGCTTCGTGCGCCGGCGATGATCGCCGTCGTCAAGGACCTGTTGATCTACCTTGCCGTGATCGTTGCCGTCATTTACCTGCCCATCAAGTTCGGCGGCTGGGACACTATCTTCGGTGCGGCACAGACCAAGCTGGGGACGGTGAACCAGGCCACGGGAAAGCCGGCCGGGGTCTTCATCCCGGGGGCTGCCAACTACTCCGCGTACTGGTCGCTGGCTTTGGGTTCGGCCATGGCGTTGTTCATGTACCCGCACTCCGTGACGGCAGTCCTGGCATCAAAGGCCCGCAATACCATCCGCCGCAACGCCGCCATCCTGCCGCTGTACTCGCTGATGCTGGGCTTCCTGGCGTTGCTGGGCTTCGTGGCCATCAAGGCGGGCACCAAGCCAATCGACCTGGACGGATCGGTCAATCCGCAGCTGGTGGTTCCGCAACTGTTCCTTGACCACTTCCCGGCCTGGTTCGCCGGGGTCGCGCTGGCTGCCATCGCCATTGGCGCCCTGGTACCGGCAGCCATCATGTCCATCGCGGCCGCGAACATGTTCACCCGCAACATCTACCGCGACTTCATCCGGCCTGACGTCGATGCCAGGACAGAAGCAAAGGTCTCCAAGATCGTCTCGCTGGTGGTCAAGGTGGGCGCCCTGGTCTTCGTCATCGCCATGGACCAGTCAGCGGCCATCAACATGCAGCTGCTGGGCGGCATCTGGATCCTGCAGACCTTCCCGGCCGTGGTGGCAGGCCTCTACACCCGGTGGTTCGACCGCTGGGCCCTCCTGGTTGGCTGGGCGGTGGGCATCATCTTCGGAACCGTCTCCGCCTACAACGTGGTCAACCCGGTAACCAAGGCCCACTTCGGCGGCTCAGTGGCCCCCATTCCCGGGACGGACTTCAGCGTCTACATTGCGGTCTCGGCGTTCGTGCTGAACCTGGTTGTCGCCGTCGTCCTGACCCTGGTGTTGCGGGCGCTGAAGGTCCGGACAGGGGAGGACCTCACCAGGCCCACGGACTACGCTGCCGACGAAACGGACCCGAAAGTGGTGCAGATCGAGAAGACCCAGCATTTCACCCAGCCGGGCGGTCCTTCACCGGTGGCGTAAGCCCCACCGGGTTGATGGAGCGCCCGCCTGCCAAGTTAGGTCCCGGCAGGAGGGCGCTTTCCATCAGAGCCAGCCGGTGCGGCGCAGCGGCGGTTCCTCCCCGCCCGGCCGGCGTACCAGGACCTGGTTGACGCCGGTAAGGCCGTTCTCGAAGCCGATGGCGCTGGCTGCCATGTACAGCCGCCACACCCGCGCGCGTCCCTCGCCGGCCAGTTGCACCGCCTCCGCCCAGTTCCGTTCAAGGCGGCCTACCCACGCCCGGAGAGTCAGGGCGTAGTGGCGGCGCAGGGCCTCCACGTCAAGGACTTCGAACCCTGCGCTTTCCACGGCGGTCACCATCTCGCCGAGGCTGATCATTTCGCCATCCGGGAAGACATACCGGGGGATGAATGAGTCCGGGTCCGAGCTTGTGGGGCCCGCGTTCCAGGAGATGGCATGGTTCAGCAGCCGTCCGCCGGGCCGGAGCAGCCCGAAGAGTGCGGCAGCGTACGCAGGGGTCTGCTCCCGCCCCACATGCTCGGACATGCCAATGGAACTGATGGCATCGAACGGCCCGTCCCGCACGTCCCGGTAATCCTGGACCCGGATGTCCACGCTGCCCGTCAGGCCGGCGTCCGCTGCACGCTTGCGGGCCAGGCCGGCCTGTTCCGTGGAGAGCGTCACTCCCACCACGGTGACGCCGTACCTGGCTGCAGCGTGGAGGGCGAAGCTGCCCCACCCGCACCCCACATCCAGCACCCGCATCCCGGGCTGAAGGCCCAGCTTGCGGCAGACCAGGTCCAGCTTGGCCTCCTGCGCGGCGTCCAGGCCACTTTCCGGCCCCGCATCCGGACCACCGACAGGATCCGTCTCCGGACCCCTGCCCGGAGCAGCCTCCGGCCACACTGCGCATGAGTAGACCATGGATGGTCCCAGCACCAGGGCGTAAAAGTCGTTGCCGACGTCGTAATGATGTGAGATGGCGGCTGAGTCCCGGCCCCGGGAGTGCATCCGGCCTTTCTTCTCGACCCGTGCCTCCTCCGGCGGCGGGGCCGGGTTGGCTCCGATGGCTCCGAGCCGGACGGCGGTGCGCAGCAGCAACCAGAGCTCGCTTGCGGACGGCGGGCGGAACGGACCGGGTTCGGCGAACTTGCCGGCCGAGCTCAACGCCGTGAATGCCGCGAAGATGTCACCCGGGGCGTCGATTTCACCGGCAACGTACGCCCGGCTCAGCCCCAGCTGCCCCGGCGACCAAAGAATGCGCCGCAAGGCCTTTCGGGACCTGAAGTCCAGGACCGGCGCGTCCGCGGGTCCCGCTTCCGAGCCATCCCACGCCCGCAGCCGCAAGGGTATTTGCCCGGTCCCCAGCACCACCCCCAAGGCCTTTTCCAGCCGGGCTGCGTGCCCGGTGCCTCCGGCTCCCGTTCCTGCGTCCACTCCAGTGTTCATGGGCCCACCCTAAGGCCAGGCCGCCTCCCACGACTATCATGGGGACGTGATTCCTGATCCAACCGATGTGGTGGTCATCGGGGCGGGCCAGGCCGGCCTGTCGGCCGCGTACCACCTGCAGCGCCGGGGACTTGACTATGCCGTGCTTGACGCCGAGGAAGGCCCGGGCGGTGCGTGGCGGCACCGCTGGAAGAGCCTGCGCATGGCCACGGTCAACGGGATCAGCGACCTGCCCGGCATCGCCAAACCGGAGGTGGATCCGGCGGAACCCAGCTCCGAGTTCCTG
This window encodes:
- the mctP gene encoding monocarboxylate uptake permease MctP, which gives rise to MNGREINWIALVIVVVLFVVVAVMGFLAAKWRRTGDEGLHSLDEWGLGGRGFGTWITWFLLGGDLYTAYTFVAVPAAMWATGAVTGFFAVPYTIVLYPIIFIIMSRLWSVSHRHGYVTSADFVGGRYGSRWLSLAVAVTGIVATMPYIALQLVGIKAVLTVLGLGSSGNVLLTDLPLILAFVVLAAYTYTSGLRAPAMIAVVKDLLIYLAVIVAVIYLPIKFGGWDTIFGAAQTKLGTVNQATGKPAGVFIPGAANYSAYWSLALGSAMALFMYPHSVTAVLASKARNTIRRNAAILPLYSLMLGFLALLGFVAIKAGTKPIDLDGSVNPQLVVPQLFLDHFPAWFAGVALAAIAIGALVPAAIMSIAAANMFTRNIYRDFIRPDVDARTEAKVSKIVSLVVKVGALVFVIAMDQSAAINMQLLGGIWILQTFPAVVAGLYTRWFDRWALLVGWAVGIIFGTVSAYNVVNPVTKAHFGGSVAPIPGTDFSVYIAVSAFVLNLVVAVVLTLVLRALKVRTGEDLTRPTDYAADETDPKVVQIEKTQHFTQPGGPSPVA
- a CDS encoding SAM-dependent methyltransferase, encoding MNTGVDAGTGAGGTGHAARLEKALGVVLGTGQIPLRLRAWDGSEAGPADAPVLDFRSRKALRRILWSPGQLGLSRAYVAGEIDAPGDIFAAFTALSSAGKFAEPGPFRPPSASELWLLLRTAVRLGAIGANPAPPPEEARVEKKGRMHSRGRDSAAISHHYDVGNDFYALVLGPSMVYSCAVWPEAAPGRGPETDPVGGPDAGPESGLDAAQEAKLDLVCRKLGLQPGMRVLDVGCGWGSFALHAAARYGVTVVGVTLSTEQAGLARKRAADAGLTGSVDIRVQDYRDVRDGPFDAISSIGMSEHVGREQTPAYAAALFGLLRPGGRLLNHAISWNAGPTSSDPDSFIPRYVFPDGEMISLGEMVTAVESAGFEVLDVEALRRHYALTLRAWVGRLERNWAEAVQLAGEGRARVWRLYMAASAIGFENGLTGVNQVLVRRPGGEEPPLRRTGWL
- the rsfS gene encoding ribosome silencing factor, with amino-acid sequence MTATETSIATARTAAKAAADKIAQDIVAMDVSERLALADVFLIASAPSERQVNAIVDGIEEELAKQDLRPVRREGRSGGRWVLLDYADVVIHVQHEEDRVFYALERLWKDCPVVDLQLGDDASAKAGAVSESE
- the obgE gene encoding GTPase ObgE, which encodes MASFVDRVVLHVSGGNGGNGCVSVHREKFKPLGGPDGGDGGNGGDVILRVDHQTTTLLDYHHAPHRHATNGGPGMGDWRGGKNGETLILPVPDGTVVKSKDGTVLADLVGEGAEYVAAAGGIGGLGNAALSSQKRRAPGFALLGIEGESSDIVLELKSIADIALVGFPSAGKSSLIAAMSAARPKIADYPFTTLVPNLGVVQAGDVRFTIADVPGLIEGASEGKGLGHNFLRHVERCAALVHVLDCGTLESDRDPLSDLAIIEGELEKYAVDMSYAGQDGDVVPLNHRPRLVALNKVDLPDGKDMAEFVRPELESRGYRVFEVSATSHEGLRQLGFAMAEIVQAARDAVAAAPPKVQPVVLRPRAVNEAGFKIRREEKNLEPLFRVLGEKPERWVKQTDFTNEEAIGYLADRLAKLGVENELFKQGAKPGDTVVIGEDDGVVFDWEPTMMAGAELLASPRGTDVRFADIGDRPTRGQKREEQQERRDARAAARAELEAERKAGIWTESVSSRRAADPLKGSGLEADDDL
- the proB gene encoding glutamate 5-kinase is translated as MTSRGMAAERAADRSALAGARRIVVKVGSSSLTSIKGGISEESLTALADALAAKRNAGAEIILVSSGAIAAGLAPLGLAKRPRDLATQQAAASVGQGLLMARYTQAFGAHGVTVSQVLLTAEDLMRRSQHTNALRAMDRLLTLGVVPVVNENDTVATHEIRFGDNDRLAALVAHLVRADALVLLSDVDALYDGPPAQGAKRIPLVTGAHDLDGVSIGKAGKAGVGTGGMMTKVEAAGMAAGSGIHALVTSTSNAAAALNGEDVGTWFSVNGSRKPVRLLWLAHVASVQGRLVLDEGAVRAVRHHRTSLLPAGISAVHGDFEAGDAVELAGADGTVVARGLVNYSSEELPRMLGRSTRELGEELGTGYDREVVHVDDLVLV
- a CDS encoding DUF3311 domain-containing protein, with protein sequence MSHADGSGFGPNGDAFPGEPRLTRDTAIRGPARPAPYVGAGILLAAAILFPLMPQLYSFDAPRLGGLPFFYWYQLLWVPISALLTGSAYWLVTREDRRRRAEVRAGGPPRAGAGSADAGLEGDRP
- a CDS encoding glutamate-5-semialdehyde dehydrogenase; protein product: MTEALIHTAEDSGTPAAQAQPGASAGQVSAREPLSAADVEAAVHAIADRSRHAARRMATANRAWKDRALRAVGTALQENAQAILTANAMDVDRGKANGTSTALLDRLTLSEARIAGLVAALENLANLPDPVGNVVRGQTLPNGLRLRQVNVPMGVVAAIYEARPNVTVDIAGLALKSGNAVILRGGSAAEATNQVLVRVLREALESVGLPADAVQTVDEFGRAGANVLMKARGRVDVLIPRGGRDLIQTVVTNSAVPVIETGEGNVHIFIDESADENMAVEILLNAKTQRPSVCNTVETLLVHSGSTVLPAVAAALRAAGVRLHVDERISAALPAIETQPATDADWGTEYMDLDLAVAMVDSLDEAVQHIRTWSTGHTEAILTNSLANAERFIAEVDSAAVIVNASTRFTDGGELGLGAEVGISTQKLHARGPMGLTELTTTKWIVQGEGQVRG
- the nadD gene encoding nicotinate-nucleotide adenylyltransferase gives rise to the protein MSHNLRRNGARGRLRLGVMGGTFDPIHHGHLVAASEVAAEFDLDEVVFVPTGQPWQKSHKQVSEPEHRYLMTVIATASNPRFTVSRVDVDRPGPTYTIDTLRDLRAQRPDADLFFITGADALAQILSWKDIDELWSLAHFVGVTRPGHVLDGMGRDDVSLLEVPAMAISSSDCRARVAANHPVWYLVPDGVVQYIAKYGLYSDPPASAAEPLSQAREPASTE